Proteins encoded in a region of the Trypanosoma brucei gambiense DAL972 chromosome 11, complete sequence genome:
- a CDS encoding T. brucei spp.-specific protein gives MGEFQFHDEDAEAAVIFVSFQTLLSQECVGFIDNVRSHVPVEGHYLAIGHPWGPPNQNEILYDGGFAYMPSCRDFCCQKKSVEDWMRRVKYIHGIAPNIGKEDISKLKDSSGIKKAQTNFLEAQQKGDKNWLPCRGNPDRLVEQLFEAMDAVQSFRYRHATPLHTGAVVFLTTRDTLNMARVSIHWLLSQQPDDSMLYTVQAIEDIIPACSPLVDAEERASPNMEERCPIHSDRRNQPGNLYRCCRAETGILRRVAERLGDYISSLVAEDEPEVVYPLQPSVDCESDESD, from the coding sequence ATGGGCGAATTCCAGTTTCATGACGAAGATGCGGAGGCAGCGGTGATATTTGTCTCATTTCAAACACTTTTATCGCAAGAATGTGTGGGTTTCATAGACAATGTACGAAGCCACGTCCCCGTCGAGGGCCATTACCTTGCTATCGGTCATCCATGGGGACCACCAAATCAAAATGAAATTCTTTACGATGGTGGGTTTGCTTACATGCCTTCCTGCCGTGATTTCTGCTGCCAGAAGAAGTCTGTGGAGGATTGGATGCGGAGGGTGAAATATATTCACGGCATTGCGCCAAACATAGGGAAAGAGGATATATCAAAGTTAAAAGATTCTAGTGGAATAAAGAAGGCGCAGACAAATTTCCTGGAGGCTCAGCAGAAGGGTGACAAGAACTGGTTGCCGTGCAGGGGCAATCCAGATAGACTTGTGGAACAATTATTCGAAGCTATGGATGCTGTCCAAAGTTTTAGATACAGACATGCAACTCCCCTCCACACTGgcgctgttgtttttctaaCGACACGCGATACGTTGAACATGGCACGCGTTTCTATTCATTGGTTGTTAAGCCAACAACCTGATGACTCCATGTTGTACACCGTGCAAGCGATTGAGGACATAATCCCCGCGTGTAGCCCGCTTGTTGACGCGGAAGAGCGAGCCAGCCCAAATATGGAAGAACGCTGTCCTATACATTCGGATCGTCGCAATCAACCTGGCAATTTGTACAGGTGCTGCCGCGCAGAGACAGGAATACTTCGTCGCGTGGCAGAGCGTTTAGGCGATTACATCAGTAGCCTCGTTGCAGAGGACGAACCTGAAGTCGTGTATCCACTGCAACCTTCTGTGGATTGTGAAAGTGATGAGAGCGATTGA
- a CDS encoding intraflagellar transport protein IFT88, putative produces the protein MDLQQGDGMEEDIYASFEPEMQDAFGDMAQGGTQGFPRGMPAGANGGPGGVKNPLMQAPPSKWGGESGGSAWGVPGSRLENFGGAAARPMTSNRGVGFNAAKGRNVNGAVFDPTGQGRTAMAMGPAPPLKKRGENSPEEQCVEIEKMTHKLIEESAVLALRKDYGGALEKAKEAGKKERFLCKQRENLGLADQINSDLTYAVHFNLAVQYQNHQMYTEALNTYNLIIRNLQFPYASRLRVNMGNIYAAQNKYLLAIKMYRMTLDETPSASKELRYKLMRNVGNAFVKLGQYRDAVSSYEAIMEGNGDIDAAFNLLLCYYALGETERMKRTFQKMLTFKTLGAEGEDEIEEGEKDVLVDDSLREKIKEERTHFLYCIMTAARLIAPVIEKDWRAGYDYLIERLRHYEMRDSSSHLASELEMCKCLYYLKHNSYKEATEGLKAFEKKDKLLRARAATNLAYLYFLEGDYESGERYSDMSLEANRYNARALVNKGNFFFIKADYEKARTYYNDALAVEADNIEAIYNLGLTAKRLGLYEEALKMFKRGQLLVDSHEIVYQIADISDLVSSPATSEWFNRLVGRVPTDPNILARMGSLYAREGDDSQAFHYYLEAYRYFQVNMDVISWLGAYFVKNEVYDKAIQFFERASQIQPQEVKWQLMVASCHRRRGDYVQAKRLYEALHRKYPENLECLRYLVHLCKDAGLIDEANEWFMKVKKLEERRQVEDSAVSGGADDDDGAKTVSPTSAAPGAAATGRRATVGLGDKSTLSGADEDDIVGESQSSVARKKAVQSSGDEIDLPGI, from the coding sequence ATGGACTTACAACAGGGTGACGGCATGGAGGAAGATATTTATGCTTCATTTGAACCGGAGATGCAAGATGCGTTCGGTGACATGGCGCAGGGCGGGACTCAGGGCTTCCCACGAGGCATGCCAGCTGGTGCCAATGGAGGTCCTGGAGGAGTGAAGAACCCGCTCATGCAGGCGCCTCCGTCAAAGTGGGGTGGAGAGAGCGGTGGCTCAGCGTGGGGCGTTCCCGGTAGCCGCTTAGAAAACTTTGGCGGAGCTGCGGCCCGACCCATGACGTCCAACCGCGGAGTTGGCTTTAATGCAGCGAAGGGACGCAATGTTAATGGTGCAGTGTTTGACCCAACAGGACAGGGCCGTACGGCAATGGCAATGGGGCCGGCACCACCACTCAAGAAGCGGGGGGAGAACAGCCCCGAGGAGCAGTGCGTGGAAATTGAAAAAATGACGCACAAACTCATTGAGGAGAGCGCTGTATTGGCACTGCGCAAAGACTACGGAGGCGCATTAGAGAAGGCGAAAGAAGCCGGTAAGAAGGAGCGCTTCCTCTGCAAGCAGCGTGAGAACTTGGGCCTTGCGGATCAAATCAACTCTGACCTCACTTACGCCGTGCACTTTAACCTAGCGGTTCAGTACCAGAACCACCAAATGTATACCGAGGCACTGAACACATATAATTTAATTATCCGCAATCTGCAGTTTCCATATGCTTCACGGCTTCGGGTAAATATGGGAAATATTTACGCCGCGCAAAATAAGTATTTGCTTGCCATTAAAATGTACCGAATGACGTTGGACGAGACTCCGTCGGCTTCCAAGGAACTGCGCTATAAACTTATGAGAAACGTTGGCAATGCGTTTGTGAAACTTGGGCAGTATCGCGATGCGGTGAGCAGTTACGAAGCCATTATGGAAGGGAACGGTGACATCGACGCGGCCTTTAACCTCCTTTTGTGTTACTATGCATTGGGTGAAACCGAGCGGATGAAGCGGACATTCCAGAAAATGTTAACATTTAAAACACTCGGTGCGGAAGGGGAAGACGAAAtcgaggagggggaaaaggatgtTCTCGTAGACGACTCTTTGCGGGAGAAGATTAAGGAGGAACGTACACACTTTCTTTACTGTATTATGACGGCTGCTCGGTTGATTGCCCCCGTCATCGAAAAGGATTGGCGTGCTGGGTATGATTACTTAATTGAACGTCTCCGCCATTACGAGATGCGTGACTCCTCGTCGCATTTGGCAAGTGAATTGGAGATGTGCAAATGCCTCTACTACCTGAAGCATAACAGTTACAAGGAAGCTACCGAGGGACTGAAGGCTTTCGAGAAGAAGGATAAGTTACTGCGGGCGCGAGCGGCAACGAATTTAGCATACTTGTACTTCCTTGAAGGGGATTATGAAAGTGGCGAGAGGTATAGCGATATGAGTCTTGAAGCAAACCGTTACAATGCAAGAGCGCTTGTTAACAAGGGAaatttcttcttcatcaaaGCTGATTATGAAAAGGCACGAACTTACTACAATGATGCGCTTGCCGTTGAGGCCGACAACATTGAAGCTATATATAACCTCGGACTCACAGCGAAGCGGCTTGGCTTGTACGAGGAAGCCTTGAAGATGTTCAAGCGGGGCCAGTTGCTAGTTGATAGCCATGAAATTGTATATCAGATTGCTGATATCAGCGATCTAGTGAGCAGTCCTGCCACCTCTGAGTGGTTTAATAGGCTTGTTGGCCGTGTTCCGACCGATCCTAATATTTTGGCACGTATGGGTTCCCTCTACGCTCGCGAAGGGGACGACAGTCAAGCgttccattattatttggAGGCTTATCGCTACTTCCAGGTGAATATGGATGTTATCTCTTGGCTTGGTGCTTACTTTGTGAAGAATGAGGTGTACGACAAGGCCATTCAATTCTTTGAGCGTGCCTCACAAATTCAACCACAGGAGGTGAAGTGGCAACTCATGGTCGCCTCGTGTCACCGCCGCCGCGGAGATTACGTGCAGGCCAAGCGACTCTACGAGGCGCTTCACCGTAAGTACCCGGAGAACCTTGAGTGCTTGCGGTATCTGGTTCACCTATGTAAGGATGCTGGTTTGATCGATGAAGCAAATGAGTGGTTcatgaaagtaaagaaattaGAAGAGCGCCGCCAGGTGGAAGACAGTGCCGTGAGTGGCGGCGCTGACGACGATGACGGTGCAAAGACGGTTTCACCCACTAGCGCGGCCCCCGGTGCAGCCGCCACCGGACGACGCGCAACAGTTGGGCTGGGCGATAAGTCGACCTTGTCAGGTGCCGATGAGGACGACATCGTGGGTGAGTCGCAGTCCTCGGTGGCCCGCAAAAAGGCGGTGCAAAGCAGTGGAGATGAAATTGACCTCCCGGGAATATAG
- a CDS encoding protein phosphatase 2C, putative has product MHVVKLLLRHNVGGRSLAFDLRAVNLVSHPKRSTCGGEDAFLSMSEVQCVFDGVSWWKEYAGVDSGLYSAALAKFMYSFVEDDALGSLPLSSCELLQRAYDACLSDEIHGTSTALVATLQRPCCAADASCSVSAKFSNCMLDVCSIGDCTSMIIRDGRIVFVSDEQMHSFDYPFQLGQGSADIPVHSLQYRVVVRPGDVLLLGSDGIFDNVFKHDIAELVWKFVGPVCGRYALDFDRPSQYDVATKIIPPDDVLRALSAGVDEVVRVASANARDVKCNTPYSNKAIENGANYRGGRLDDMTLLGSIIDEKFDLDRSVQLAESGVLLPTPYRDWP; this is encoded by the coding sequence ATGCATGTGGTAAAGTTGTTGTTGAGACACAATGTGGGAGGAAGAAGCCTTGCGTTTGATCTGCGTGCGGTGAACCTCGTTTCTCATCCCAAACGTTCGACATGTGGCGGTGAAGACGCGTTTCTTTCAATGTCGGAAGTACAGTGTGTTTTTGATGGTGTGAGCTGGTGGAAGGAATATGCTGGTGTTGATTCCGGTCTTTATAGTGCTGCGTTGGCGAAGTTTATGTATTCTTTTGTGGAAGATGATGCATTGGGTTCGTTGCCGTTATCCTCGTGTGAACTGTTGCAGCGTGCCTATGACGCCTGCTTGTCGGATGAGATTCACGGTACTTCGACTGCTCTTGTGGCTACGTTGCAGCGCCCTTGTTGTGCCGCCGATGCGTCTTGTTCCGTTAGTGCGAAGTTTAGTAATTGTATGTTGGATGTGTGCAGTATTGGTGATTGTACGTCGATGATAATTCGCGATGGCAGGATCGTTTTTGTGTCCGATGAACAGATGCATTCTTTTGATTATCCTTTTCAGCTAGGGCAGGGTAGTGCCGACATTCCTGTGCATTCGCTGCAATATCGTGTTGTTGTGCGGCCCGGGGACGTGCTACTTTTGGGCAGCGATGGTATCTTTGATAACGTTTTTAAACATGATATCGCGGAGCTGGTGTGGAAATTTGTAGGTCCTGTGTGTGGGAGGTATGCGTTAGATTTTGATCGGCCATCTCAATATGATGTTGCAACTAAAATAATCCCACCTGATGACGTCCTGAGGGCCCTTTCCGCTGGGGTGGATGAAGTTGTGCGGGTGGCTAGTGCAAATGCGCGTGATGTCAAGTGCAATACGCCATACTCTAATAAAGCAATTGAGAATGGAGCCAACTACCGAGGTGGAAGGCTTGATGATATGACATTGCTCGGATCGATCATTGATGAGAAGTTTGACCTGGACAGAAGTGTGCAACTCGCTGAAAGCGGAGTATTGCTCCCTACCCCTTACAGGGATTGGCCTTGA